One Deinococcus betulae genomic window carries:
- a CDS encoding DinB family protein, with protein sequence MNDWDDLLLTGGFAVRESIFAGLTLEQVTARPQDVPHSIYQELWHAAMVLKISLDEGRAVLEHWPYAHHFPPDPSPASQAEWDDLVALFMLYSRRAVTQAKDERWLTAPEPGYPHTQWRDGLEFLAVHTAYHLGKIVSLRQVMHIWP encoded by the coding sequence ATGAATGACTGGGACGATCTGCTGCTGACAGGTGGTTTTGCCGTACGTGAGTCCATCTTTGCTGGATTGACGCTTGAACAGGTGACGGCGCGGCCGCAAGACGTGCCGCACAGCATCTATCAGGAACTCTGGCACGCGGCGATGGTACTGAAAATCAGCCTGGATGAGGGCCGGGCCGTCCTGGAACACTGGCCCTATGCCCACCACTTCCCGCCCGACCCATCACCCGCCAGCCAGGCCGAGTGGGACGATCTGGTCGCGCTGTTCATGCTGTACTCCAGGCGAGCCGTCACCCAGGCAAAGGATGAACGCTGGCTGACGGCGCCGGAACCCGGCTACCCCCACACCCAGTGGCGTGACGGGCTAGAGTTCTTGGCCGTCCATACGGCCTACCACCTGGGCAAGATTGTGAGTCTTCGACAGGTCATGCACATTTGGCCGTAA
- a CDS encoding glycoside hydrolase family 16 protein has product MHRSLPVAATLALSLAACSPAPTPPATGAPSLHAQATWSLVYADEFNGTGLDTSKWIAVNGPANVNSELQYYTPEDVSVQGGSLVLRTQRRAFGGRGYSSGEVRSGNNVTVTRGSAVEWRTKIPKGKGIWPANWLVSTACNGIDGCGSAWPPEIDVMEVRGSQPAVNVMTHWWGSYPNQAYQTSTYTGPDLSQAFHTYRVEWLADSITFYVDGVQRARHTANITSGTMQLVMNTAVGGMFDGNPDGSTTFPQYQYVDYVRVYRDTGGNTAGPNLVTNSSFDGGLSGWGVWSPNNAYQGTAFAETYNGRNGMHGTEYSTSPYEVHTYQIKTGLASGNYTMRAWVRSIGGQSVGEMLVKNFGGAQRSLDIRGYTNWTQVSIPNVNVTNGQAEIGFHTAAGAYQYLYFDDVEFFKQ; this is encoded by the coding sequence ATGCACCGGTCCCTACCCGTCGCCGCCACCCTCGCCCTCAGCCTCGCCGCGTGCAGTCCCGCGCCCACGCCGCCTGCCACAGGCGCACCTTCTCTGCACGCCCAGGCCACCTGGAGCCTTGTGTACGCCGACGAGTTTAACGGCACTGGTCTGGACACCAGCAAGTGGATCGCTGTCAACGGACCGGCCAACGTAAACAGCGAATTGCAGTACTACACTCCGGAAGACGTGTCGGTGCAGGGCGGCAGCCTGGTGCTCCGCACGCAGAGACGTGCCTTTGGGGGGCGCGGGTACTCTTCCGGCGAGGTGCGCAGCGGAAACAACGTGACGGTCACGCGCGGCAGCGCCGTCGAATGGCGGACGAAGATCCCCAAGGGCAAGGGCATCTGGCCAGCGAACTGGCTGGTCAGTACAGCCTGCAACGGCATTGACGGCTGTGGCTCGGCCTGGCCGCCCGAGATCGACGTGATGGAGGTGCGGGGCTCGCAACCCGCCGTCAACGTCATGACGCACTGGTGGGGAAGCTATCCAAACCAGGCTTACCAGACGAGCACCTACACTGGCCCCGACCTGAGTCAGGCGTTTCACACCTACCGCGTGGAGTGGCTGGCCGACAGCATCACCTTCTACGTGGATGGGGTGCAGCGCGCCCGTCATACCGCGAACATCACGAGCGGCACCATGCAACTTGTGATGAACACCGCCGTGGGCGGCATGTTTGATGGGAATCCGGATGGCAGCACCACCTTTCCGCAGTATCAGTACGTGGACTACGTGCGCGTCTACCGGGACACTGGCGGCAACACGGCGGGGCCGAACCTTGTCACGAACAGTTCCTTTGATGGGGGCCTCAGCGGCTGGGGCGTGTGGTCACCAAACAATGCGTACCAGGGCACGGCGTTCGCGGAAACGTATAACGGCCGCAACGGCATGCACGGCACGGAGTACAGCACCTCGCCCTATGAAGTGCACACGTACCAGATCAAGACCGGGCTGGCCAGCGGCAACTACACCATGCGGGCGTGGGTGCGCTCGATCGGCGGGCAAAGCGTCGGCGAGATGCTGGTCAAGAACTTCGGTGGCGCGCAGCGCAGCCTCGACATCCGCGGTTACACGAACTGGACACAGGTGAGCATTCCAAATGTGAACGTGACCAACGGGCAGGCGGAGATTGGCTTCCACACGGCGGCCGGAGCGTACCAGTATCTGTACTTCGATGACGTGGAGTTCTTCAAACAGTAA
- a CDS encoding response regulator: MPNRMRVLVVDDSPADLMLAQVALETHADRVRLTTAPDGEAALAHLRDPEQPLPDLILLDINMPGLTGLQVLSSIRHDPALCHLPVGILSTSESQTNILDAYDRQASFYIVKAPHLSELMQMFERLIAFWSLTPRLPNW, translated from the coding sequence ATGCCCAACCGCATGCGTGTTCTGGTGGTCGACGACAGTCCCGCCGACCTCATGCTGGCTCAGGTCGCCCTTGAAACTCATGCTGACCGGGTGCGCCTGACCACAGCCCCCGACGGCGAAGCGGCACTGGCTCACCTGCGGGACCCTGAGCAGCCTTTGCCGGACCTGATCCTGCTCGACATCAACATGCCAGGGCTGACAGGTCTTCAGGTGCTGTCGTCTATTCGCCACGACCCTGCTCTCTGTCATCTGCCCGTCGGCATTCTCTCGACCTCGGAAAGTCAGACGAACATTCTGGATGCCTATGACCGGCAGGCGAGTTTCTACATTGTCAAGGCGCCGCATCTGAGTGAGCTGATGCAAATGTTTGAACGGCTCATCGCGTTCTGGTCGTTGACACCGCGTCTGCCAAATTGGTAA
- a CDS encoding glycine-rich domain-containing protein: MTAHRAPTPNPALNTWSLPASLHDRLQREHGWTAPFLSGAEREYRRFVYLATQGQGVTPSQSVDEVWHAHILFTRDYAAFQAVLPAPLHHEPGTGGPGDDDHFREQYARTLAEYALTFGEAAPDTYWPRPVAAMTPATSVRHQPQTWMGLLGAFIFLTFLMGWPLLSGLGVIALLALGARGASLTLAGDGVDGDSSDGGSSCGSGCGGGCGS, from the coding sequence ATGACCGCCCACCGCGCACCCACCCCCAACCCCGCCTTGAACACCTGGTCCCTACCCGCTAGCCTTCACGACCGTTTGCAGCGCGAACATGGTTGGACAGCTCCCTTTCTGTCTGGCGCTGAGCGTGAATATCGCCGCTTTGTTTACCTTGCCACTCAGGGCCAGGGTGTCACCCCCTCGCAGAGCGTGGATGAGGTCTGGCACGCGCACATCCTCTTCACGCGGGATTACGCCGCGTTTCAGGCGGTGCTGCCAGCCCCTCTGCACCACGAGCCGGGCACCGGCGGCCCTGGAGATGACGACCACTTCCGGGAACAGTACGCGCGCACCCTGGCTGAATACGCCTTGACCTTCGGCGAAGCGGCGCCGGACACCTATTGGCCCAGGCCGGTAGCGGCCATGACCCCAGCCACGTCGGTGCGTCACCAGCCCCAGACCTGGATGGGGCTGCTGGGCGCGTTCATCTTTCTGACGTTCTTGATGGGGTGGCCGCTACTGAGCGGCCTGGGGGTCATTGCGCTGCTGGCGCTGGGTGCCCGTGGGGCCAGTCTGACGCTGGCCGGTGATGGGGTTGACGGGGACAGCAGTGATGGTGGGTCCAGTTGCGGGAGTGGCTGCGGTGGAGGCTGCGGCTCCTGA
- a CDS encoding DMT family transporter has translation MKPALLLALAIVAEVLATAALRASDGFSRLIPSVVVVLGYAAAFALMAQILKSFPLGLTYAVWSGVGTALTAIVGWLYFRDAFNGMAVAGIALIILGVVVLNISGTAKH, from the coding sequence ATGAAACCAGCCCTCCTGCTGGCCCTCGCCATCGTGGCGGAGGTGCTGGCCACAGCGGCGCTGCGTGCGTCTGATGGGTTTTCCCGCCTGATTCCCTCGGTGGTTGTGGTGCTGGGGTATGCGGCGGCCTTTGCACTCATGGCCCAAATTCTCAAAAGTTTTCCTCTGGGCCTCACCTACGCCGTGTGGTCCGGCGTGGGCACAGCGCTGACGGCAATCGTGGGCTGGCTGTATTTCCGGGACGCGTTTAACGGAATGGCTGTGGCTGGCATCGCCCTGATCATTTTGGGGGTCGTGGTGCTGAATATCAGTGGAACAGCCAAGCACTGA